In Phacochoerus africanus isolate WHEZ1 chromosome 14, ROS_Pafr_v1, whole genome shotgun sequence, one genomic interval encodes:
- the LOC125113977 gene encoding atherin-like — MGGKAEKGSSFGFSRESLRRATARQPGVPDDHPFQCVLRGAWGEREKRTESGGRAETLMTPPASPTPSSLSHSTSQPGRAGVGGNPTQVCCGFPRRSPQRGPSPSPTGQSTPARAPPGRPRGARRSPSRPPPNPGPQRPGPPARQARPPAQPAGAA; from the exons ATGGGAGGAAAAGCGGAGAAGGGGTCCTCCTTCGGCTTCTCTAGAG AATCTCTCCGCCGAGCTACCGCGCGGCAGCCGGGAGTCCCAGACGACCACCCCTTCCAATGTGTCCTCCGTGGGGCGTGGGGAGAACGAGAGAAAAGAACTGAGTCAGGAGGCCGAGCGGAGACTCTGATGACTCCTCCGGCCTCCCCAACACCCTCCAGCCTCTCCCACAGCACTAGCCAGCCTGGAAGGGCCGGGGTCGGGGGGAACCCCACACAGGTGTGCTGTGGGTTCCCGCGGCGCTCCCCGCAACGAGGCCCTAGTCCTAGCCCAACAGGGCAGAGCACACCCGCCCGGGCGCCCCCCGGCCGCCCCAGAGGGGCGCGCCGGTCCCCAAGCCGGCCTCCCCCAAACCCAGGCCCGCAGAGGCCAGGCCCGCCCGCCCGCCAGgccaggcccccagcccagcccgcgGGCGCGGCCTAA